The bacterium DNA segment GGAGATGGTGATGCCGGGGGACAACGTGACGATCGAGGGGGCGTTGATCACGCCGGTGGCGCTGGAGGAGGGGCAGCGGTTTGCGGTACGGGAGGGAGGCCGGACGGTCGGCGCCGGCGTCATCGCCAAGATCCTCTCGTAAATGCCGACCGCAGCGGCACTCACAAAGGAGCGGCGAATGGCGCAAAAGATCCGAATCAAGCTCAAGGCCTACGATCATAAGGTGCTCGACCAGTCCGCGGAAAAGATCGTGGACACGGTCCGCCGGACCGGTGCGCGCATCTCCGGGCCTGTGCCGCTCCCGACCGACCGCAACGTCTACTGCGTGATCCGGTCACCGCACATCGACAAGGAATCGATGGAGCACTTCGAGCTGCGGACGCACAAGCGCCTGATCGACATCCTCGAGCCGACCCCCAAGACCGTCGACGCCCTGATGCACCTCGATCTGCCGGCCGGCGTCGACATCGAGATCAAGCTGTAGCGCGCAATCTGAGGGAGCGAATCCGATGGCCGCGATTCTCGGACGAAAACTCGGCATGACCCAAATCTTCGACGGCGACGGTAACATCGTGCCGGTGACGGTCGTCGAAGCCGGGCCCTGCGTGGTCGTCGGCGTCCGCACGCCGGCGAAGGAAGGCTACGCCGCGGTGCAGCTCGGGTTCGATCCGCTGCCCGAGAAACCGCGCGTGCGCGCGCCCCAGAAACCCTACCGCGGCGTGTTCCTCAAGCGCGGGCTCGCCCCGATGCGGGTGATCCGCGAGGTGCGCCTCGGCGGCGGCGAGACGTTCGAACTAGGCCAGGCGGTCCGCGCGGACGCCTTCAGCGAGGGCGCCCGGGTGGACGTGACCGGCGTGAGCAAGGGCAAGGGGTTTGCCGGCGCGATCAAGCGCCACAACTTCGGCGGGCAGCGCGACTCGCACGGCGTCAGCCTGATGCACCGCGCGATCGGCAGCATCGGGTCGAGCAACATCGCGCGCGTCTGGAAGGGCAAGCGCATGCCGGGCCGGCTCGGCGGCGAGCGCGCGACGGTGCGCGGCCTGCGCGTCGTGTCGGTCGACGCGGAGCGCAACGTTCTGCTGATTCACGGCGCGGTGCCGGGCCCCCGCGGCAGCGTGCTGCTCGTCAAGACCGCGGCCCCGCGGAAGTCTCTGCGCGCGGCGCCGCGCCGGGCCCAGGCCGAGCAGCCTCAGGGCCGCGAGCGGGCGGGCGCGCAGAAGGGCGGAAAGACGCAATGAGCAAGGCGACGGTCTACGACCGCGACGGGAAGGCGGCCGGCGAGGTGGAGCTCGCCGACGCGGTGTTCGGCCTGACGCCGCACACCGCCGTGTTGCACGAGGCGGTGCGGTGGCAGCTGGCCGGCCGGCACCGCGGCACACACTCCACGCTCACGCGGGGCAT contains these protein-coding regions:
- the tuf gene encoding elongation factor Tu (EF-Tu; promotes GTP-dependent binding of aminoacyl-tRNA to the A-site of ribosomes during protein biosynthesis; when the tRNA anticodon matches the mRNA codon, GTP hydrolysis results; the inactive EF-Tu-GDP leaves the ribosome and release of GDP is promoted by elongation factor Ts; many prokaryotes have two copies of the gene encoding EF-Tu), producing EMVMPGDNVTIEGALITPVALEEGQRFAVREGGRTVGAGVIAKILS
- the rpsJ gene encoding 30S ribosomal protein S10 — protein: MAQKIRIKLKAYDHKVLDQSAEKIVDTVRRTGARISGPVPLPTDRNVYCVIRSPHIDKESMEHFELRTHKRLIDILEPTPKTVDALMHLDLPAGVDIEIKL
- the rplC gene encoding 50S ribosomal protein L3 — encoded protein: MAAILGRKLGMTQIFDGDGNIVPVTVVEAGPCVVVGVRTPAKEGYAAVQLGFDPLPEKPRVRAPQKPYRGVFLKRGLAPMRVIREVRLGGGETFELGQAVRADAFSEGARVDVTGVSKGKGFAGAIKRHNFGGQRDSHGVSLMHRAIGSIGSSNIARVWKGKRMPGRLGGERATVRGLRVVSVDAERNVLLIHGAVPGPRGSVLLVKTAAPRKSLRAAPRRAQAEQPQGRERAGAQKGGKTQ